A portion of the Mytilus galloprovincialis chromosome 12, xbMytGall1.hap1.1, whole genome shotgun sequence genome contains these proteins:
- the LOC143055078 gene encoding uncharacterized protein LOC143055078 yields MNNPTSRMYFVFYVIILGIILTFNESYTGLVKGPKVCVKYVQDRLTDFCCFNYYRKDGLCHECENGTTTEDGIECRSCNEPFYGHKCKYRCMCESDQRCDPVSGCLDKTTTFFKIEMSSFLQSQNDSKLAKTSEANPSLTTIPKERSEASTGIQVLCYMIVAAGLAIWMIVCLKCSTSLPRMIGRKRSRQSTRHLPICQMQEVSNNCKNNR; encoded by the exons ATGAATAACCCAACAAGTCGcatgtattttgtgttttatgtCATCATTTTAGGAATAATACTGACATTCAATGAATCATATACTGGACTTGTGAAAGGTCCAAAAGTTTGTGT GAAGTATGTTCAAGACAGATTAACAGATTTCTGCTGTTTTAATTACTACCGTAAAGATGGACTGTGTCATG AGTGTGAAAATGGAACGACAACAGAAGACGGGATAGAATGCCGATCATGCAATGAACCGTTTTATGGCCATAAGTGTAAATATCGGTGTATGTGCGAGTCTGACCAGAG atgCGATCCAGTGTCCGGGTGTCTAGACAAAacaacaacatttttcaaaattgaaatgtcaagTTTTTTGCAATCACAAAATG ATTCCAAGTTGGCAAAAACGTCAGAAGCAA ATCCTAGTTTGACAACAATTCCGAAAGAGAGGTCTGAAGCAA GCACAGGCATTCAGGTATTATGCTACATGATTGTAGCTGCTGGTCTCGCTATTTGGATGATTGTGTGCTTGAAATGCAGCACATCTTTACCTCGAATGATAGGACGAAAAAGATCAAGACAATCTACACGTCATTTGCCGATATGCCAAATGCAGGAAGTCAGCAATAACTGTAAAAATAACAGATAG
- the LOC143053547 gene encoding uncharacterized protein LOC143053547 isoform X1, with protein sequence MSSSMQFGCGCLYYRNMLYLYSRVHAYGKQKWRGTKLSMFSVLRNTMTKTSLLVLTGREGTGKTTILKCLNGRYPKKKCIIIRIKKAELNYNSPQVSYIIVDSSEKVSAFDQSIRTYLKNIKETKLIIVVEDIPPNLTTILKEFANQTDVIFDLDDKDFYNNRDKENVLKLHMKLNNIYSEDEMTQLQSLEDSEAVCVENTLFDDLLSEETLLGFPKMCASLCSHKDHIRQGTRYFRQPPALLIKEIDDLREKGNSDEISAIKYCLFVSVLLCYHMSLTDVDLQASITKSMRHIFPNRTVSCGINVIQTIAFHLMPRYFKSSKLELKFSNPRIYQAVLITYCNTHPQPIFGKCNMGYILLFLRPPKYQPLKDEMVLTVDVKDTQLMQLIFNHMRRDQTIPHQFRLRYFDEFGEYARICQIVALDAYCLAWEYLCIKRRENEDELNIFKEHIFACSSGVIGNVLNTLVDKFGNTLLHYFVIWNGKEEQNIIDALLFSAKEDIEDQGLADVWKSSNVENSKNHTPLHFAVFFGRDNFLKNFKTMKGLAHSKETVLSSFYKHFCKMLSNEKENLTRLLKSRMEQVSDEIKNDWDLVIVFETGLIPSLTAIKFGKKGEFDHILSILQERI encoded by the exons ATGTCATCTAGTATGCAGTTTGGTTGTGGTTGCCTGTATTATCGgaatatgttatattt GTATAGTAGGGTACATGCCTATGGAAAGCAAAAGTGGAGAGGAACCAAACTATCTATGTTTTCCGTTTTAAGAAATACAATGACAAAAACGTCTTTACTTGTTCTAACGGGTAGAGAAGGAACTGGAAAGActacaattttaaaatgtttgaatgGACGTTATCCCAAGAAAAAGTGCATCATTATCCGTATAAAGAAGGCCGAGTTGAACTATAATTCGCCACAAGTAAGTTATATAATcgttgattcatctgaaaaagtGTCAGCCTTCGATCAATCCATTCGTAcctatttgaaaaatattaaagaaacaaaacTGATAATAGTTGTGGAAGATATTCCTCCAAACTTGACCACTATTCTTAAAGAATTTGCAAACCAAACTGATGTAATATTCGATCTTGATGATAAGGACTTTTACAACAATAGAGATAAGGAAAACGTTCTTAAGTTACATATGAAATTGAACAACATTTATTCCGAAGATGAGATGACGCAGCTGCAATCATTAGAGGACTCTGAAGCCGTGTGCGTTGAAAACACATTATTTGATGATCTCTTGAGTGAGGAAACTCTGCTAGGATTTCCTAAAATGTGTGCCTCACTTTGTAGTCATAAAGATCATATACGACAAGGAACTCGATATTTCAGGCAACCTCCTGCACTATTGATAAAGGAGATTGACGATTTGAGAGAGAAAGGGAATTCAGATGAAATTAGTGCTATCAAATACTGTTTATTTGTATCTGTGTTGCTATGTTATCATATGTCTTTAACAGATGTTGATCTGCAAGCCTCGATTACCAAGAGTATGAGACATATTTTCCCTAATAGGACTGTGTCTTGCGGTATAAATGTAATACAAACCATAGCATTTCACTTGATGCCTCGGTATTTTAAAAGCAGTAAGTTAGAATTGAAGTTTTCAAATCCAAGAATATACCAGGCTGTTCTTATAACGTATTGCAATACACACCCACAGCCTATCTTTGGTAAATGTAACATGGGTTACATCTTATTGTTCCTACGCCCTCCGAAATATCAACCGTTAAAAGATGAAATGGTGTTAACTGTAGATGTTAAAGATACACAGCTAATGCAATTAATCTTCAATCATATGAGACGTGATCAAACAATTCCACATCAATTCCGTTTAAGATATTTTGATGAATTTGGTGAATATGCACGCATTTGTCAAATTGTTGCATTAGATGCTTACTGTTTAGCATGGGAGTATCTTTGTATAAAAAGGCGGGAAAATGAGGATGAATTGAATATATTTAAAGAACATATTTTTGCATGTTCTTCTGGTGTTATTGGGAATGTTTTAAATACACTCGTTGATAAGTTCGGTAATACCTTACTTCACTACTTTGTTATATGGAATGGCAAAGAAGAACAAAATATCATAGATGCACTGTTGTTTTCTGCTAAGGAGGATATAGAAGACCAAGGTCTTGCTGATGTCTGGAAATCTTCAAACGTAGAGAATTCGAAAAATCATACACCCTTACACTTTGCTGTATTCTTTGGGCGAGATAATttcttaaaaaactttaaaactatGAAGGGTTTAGCACACAGTAAAGAGACAGtgttatcttctttttataaacaCTTCTGTAAAATGCtttcaaatgaaaaagaaaacctAACGCGTCTTCTTAAATCAAGGATGGAACAAGTTTCAGACGAGATTAAAAATGACTGGGATTTGGTCATTGTATTTGAAACCGGTTTAATACCATCCCTGACAGCAATTAAGTTTGGCAAAAAAGGGGAATTTGATCACATATTGTCGATATTACAGGAGAGAATTTAG